A single window of Debaryomyces hansenii CBS767 chromosome F complete sequence DNA harbors:
- a CDS encoding DEHA2F02552p (highly similar to uniprot|Q9UUT7 Yarrowia lipolytica nukm Subunit NUKM of protein NADH:Ubiquinone Oxidoreductase precursor), protein MYSLARRSILSVGRHQSMKMIPYGAVRSISSKDLTPKPLATDFPLMSQKTASAPVDYALTSLDAIANWARKSSFWPVTFGLACCAVEMMHVSTPRYDQDRLGIIFRASPRQSDIMIVAGTVTNKMAPALRQVYDQMADPRWVISMGSCANGGGYYHYSYSVVRGCDRLIPVDVYVPGCPPTAEALMYGVFQLQKKMMKTRITRLWYRS, encoded by the coding sequence ATGTATTCATTAGCTAGAAGATCTATATTGAGTGTCGGCAGACATCAATCTATGAAGATGATTCCATATGGAGCTGTCCGTTCGATTTCCTCAAAGGATTTGACGCCAAAGCCATTGGCTACCGACTTCCCATTGATGTCGCAAAAGACAGCTTCGGCTCCTGTTGATTACGCTTTAACCTCGTTGGATGCCATCGCTAACTGGGCTAGAAAATCGTCGTTTTGGCCCGTCACTTTCGGTTTGGCTTGTTGTGCCGTCGAAATGATGCATGTTTCCACTCCAAGATACGATCAAGATAGATTGGGGATTATTTTCAGAGCATCCCCTCGTCAATCCGATATCATGATTGTCGCAGGTACCGTCACGAACAAGATGGCTCCAGCTTTGAGACAAGTTTACGATCAAATGGCCGACCCAAGATGGGTCATTTCTATGGGCTCGTGTGCCAACGGTGGTGGttattaccattattcGTACTCGGTCGTCAGAGGCTGTGACAGACTTATCCCTGTAGATGTCTACGTTCCTGGATGTCCTCCAACTGCCGAAGCCTTGATGTACGGTGTTTTCCAATtacaaaagaaaatgatgaagactAGAATCACCAGATTATGGTACAGAAGTTAA